The Crassostrea angulata isolate pt1a10 chromosome 1, ASM2561291v2, whole genome shotgun sequence nucleotide sequence CATGCGTCATGACCACGAAGAAAGGTTTACTCATACATATACTTTTCTTCTTTCGTTTGGAATGTTTCTATATGATTTGCCTTATCAAACGAGCCTCTTCCTTGTTGGAAGCTAATCATGCAACTGTTCTTTGCCACTTATAAAAGATTACTTCTATGTAACAAACACGTATAAGCAAGAACTAAAATTGTAGATACAAGTTTAACGgccaataaataaacaaaacatcttGTAGGTAGTTTCActaatttcattatcattttcttTACAGCGAAATGTCGGATGATGAAGAATTTGAAGACTGTTACAGTGATTCAGTTGTAAgtcatataattttatttatgtgcACCCACAAACACACCCACACGTAGATTCCCAATAAAACACCTTCCTCTATAGAGTTCTTGTACTTATCAAACTTATATGTTTTAGGGcaagaaaaatgaaatgacGCCCGGAACCCCATTTCTCGTTTCCGCAAAATCCGATCGCATAACTTTGCAATGGAAGAATATCTGCGGTTTAAGCTCGGACTTCGAATATCAAATTCAGTATAAAGAGGTTCCAGACGGACGATGGTTAATTCACGAGTCAGCAGTATCCCATGATTCATCCAGAGCGGTTATAACCGGTTTAAAGTCGCGTACGTCCTACTGCTTCAAAGTTCGTATTATAAATGCCAAAGAAGGAAAGGAATACCCTTTCAGTCCAGAGAGTAAAACATTTGATACGCCAGAATCACCTGGTCTTCAAATGCAATATCGCTCAACTCTCGCTAAATCTGGAAATCCAAGTGTATATCGTCTTCCTACAAATGAGGTTAGAGATGCAAGAAATGAAAAAGTCAAGTCCAAGAAACTCTCTTTAGGTAAAATTTTGCTagtattcatttttataaatatcaaatgtaACTTGGTACAGCGAGCAAAAAAAAACTAATGCTATTCTTGTTCTTGTTCACAGGCTCCGGTAGATTGTGTTTTCATGATAAAACAATCATGCTGGTTGGGGCAACCGGAAGTGGCAAAAGCACTCTCATCGACGGTTTTGCGAATTACTTGTTTGAAGTGAATTGGGAAGACGATTTCCGTTTTACTTTAGTTAACCTTGAAgatgaagaaaaaagaagacACAAAGATCAAGTAACTGTTTAAACTTTATCCATCCAACTAGACATCCAACTAGAgatataaactttttaaaacaaaaaagtttgcATACGAATTGAAGTTGACAATATTAACAGACCTCTCTTTCCCTCATTACTATTATTTTCTCACCTTTAGGCTGTATCACAGACAGAATGGATCACATGCTACAGTATATATCCTGATGTTGCAACCAAATTAGACTACGCACTACATATTGTAGACACACCGGGGTTCGGGGACACCAGAGGAATACAACGTGACAAAGAAATAATAGAACAGATTCGAGAGATGTTTCTGTTACCAGGAGATAAAGGAATGGCTTGTCTTGATGCCGTATGTTTTTTGGTAAAAGCCCCAGATGCCCGACTAACGCCTTCGCAGAAGTATATACTAGATGCCATTCTGTCTTTGTTTGGAAAAGATATGGAAGATAACATTTGCATCTGCATTACATTTGCCGAGGCACAAGAACCTCCAGTGCTGGCTTCGTTGGCAAAATCTCGTCTGCCACACAAGTATTATTTCAAGTTTAATAATTCCGCATTGTTTGCTGGAAACCAAGGTAAAGATGATCTTGCATCTGGCTTTTGGAAAATTGGAATGAATAGTTTTGACAGTTTCTTCGAACGTCTAGATCGAATGGAAACAAAAAGTTTGCAGATGACAAAGGAAGTTCTGAAGACGAGACAAGATCTCGAAAATACTGTCCATAATCTGCAAAGCTTGATCACAGCGGGAATAGGAAGAATCTCTGTACTGGAAGaagaaatgtatatatttaaaaaacacaaaaaacaaatacagGAAAACAAAGACTTTGTTTACGAGGTAACAGAACAAGTACAGGAGAAAGAAGATATATCAGGGAAAGGACAGCACACTACAAACTGCTTGACCTGCAATTACACCTGCCACGAAAATTGTCTCATTCCCGATGATTCTCGAAAATCTAGTTGCATAGCAATGGACAAATCCGGAAAGTGCAAACAATGTCCAGGAAATTGCCAGTGGCAATCCCATCACAACACCCCGTATATCATACGATGGGTTTCAAAGAAAGTAACAAAAACCTACCGTGAAAAGTTGCAGCTTTATACAACAGCCAAAGAGCAGGTTAGCTCACAAACAGAAGTCTTGCAAAAAATGGCAGAAAACGTCAAAAAACTAGAAAAAGGTATTGTCCAACTTCTAAGCAAGGTAACCGAATGTAACAACAAGCTGAAAGAAATCGCTCTCAATGAGAATCCGATGAATACGGCAGAATACATTGAATTAATGATAGAGGGTGAAAAGAGAGAGCGGAAATCTGGCTATATGTCTCGTATCAAAGTTTTAGAAGAGTGTAGACGCGAAGCATTGATTGGTCGCGAAGCAACCGACTTCTTATATAAAGCACAGCAAACTAGACACAGCGCCACGTCCAAAGGTGTCACAACTTCTGGATCCGTTATATCCAGCATGCACTCTCTGATGAGACTTTCCTAGAAATTTCCATGTGCGTTCATTAGTATAGAAGTTTCTTGACAAGTCTATGAAAATATGTGTAACAGTGTGATTTTTACTGTTCAAAGATATGAAGAAATAGCTCATGAATTGAAGCCATatgtttttgggggtttttttttggctatATTTGCCAAATTATCCGGTAGATGGTTTGAGAAGatctttgttgttgttgttaggTAGTAAATGAGAAATTTTCCAAAAGTGTTCCGACTTCTGGATGTGTTATCTCTAGCATGCTTTCTATGATGAAATTTTCGCTATTTCAATTTGCGCTCACTAGGTTGGATGTTTCCTAAATGATCCATGAAAATTTGCGCCCTAGTTTGCTTTTAACAGAGATGTTGAAAACTAATAGAATTGTTTAGAAATTgcatcaaaatgttttttctacTATCTTTGTCATATTTAACAGTGAAATATTTAGTATTAAGGAACTTTCAATTGTTGTTCTGGCTGTTGTTGTTCTTTACACTAATCGAAGAGTCTTTTGCTTGTTAAGTTATTTTTCCAGGCTACTCTTCGTGCACAATTCGTACAACTATAACCGAAGTATGTATTAATACAATtgtaaatacaattttaaaaaatgcttgtTCTCTCGTCAGattcattttgaattaaattcagtttaacCAAAGGAATATAGTGCAATGATGTGGCAtcagaataaaaagaaaaagtttttcaccgatcttttttatggaaaaaaaataaaactatcatACTTTTTATTTACGCCACAATTTACAA carries:
- the LOC128164790 gene encoding uncharacterized protein LOC128164790 isoform X2; amino-acid sequence: MQRREKKVTNDPPLYDAQFAVFVARNAIYLIVSNGGQLTSTDLLGFMHQIPQLTHLNVENLLKILKAYPNVFELEATRRGPSQTNVALAFEFEVCDQPRKCGGYPMCRSLHVCKYFLQNKCRQAKAQKCPFGHDLHSQHNLRILQEKYMDYIDPEKLKEWIQQQHNRRSRTSRPPQICTFYNTAGGCSKKDSCQFLHLCSFFVKGSCKFGTKCTRSHALRAKRNMEVLREHGIDTRKNQQQILDILCENKPQDMRHDHEESEMSDDEEFEDCYSDSVGKKNEMTPGTPFLVSAKSDRITLQWKNICGLSSDFEYQIQYKEVPDGRWLIHESAVSHDSSRAVITGLKSRTSYCFKVRIINAKEGKEYPFSPESKTFDTPESPGLQMQYRSTLAKSGNPSVYRLPTNEVRDARNEKVKSKKLSLGSGRLCFHDKTIMLVGATGSGKSTLIDGFANYLFEVNWEDDFRFTLVNLEDEEKRRHKDQAVSQTEWITCYSIYPDVATKLDYALHIVDTPGFGDTRGIQRDKEIIEQIREMFLLPGDKGMACLDAVCFLVKAPDARLTPSQKYILDAILSLFGKDMEDNICICITFAEAQEPPVLASLAKSRLPHKYYFKFNNSALFAGNQGKDDLASGFWKIGMNSFDSFFERLDRMETKSLQMTKEVLKTRQDLENTVHNLQSLITAGIGRISVLEEEMYIFKKHKKQIQENKDFVYEVTEQVQEKEDISGKGQHTTNCLTCNYTCHENCLIPDDSRKSSCIAMDKSGKCKQCPGNCQWQSHHNTPYIIRWVSKKVTKTYREKLQLYTTAKEQVSSQTEVLQKMAENVKKLEKGIVQLLSKVTECNNKLKEIALNENPMNTAEYIELMIEGEKRERKSGYMSRIKVLEECRREALIGREATDFLYKAQQTRHSATSKGVTTSGSVISSMHSLMRLS
- the LOC128164790 gene encoding uncharacterized protein LOC128164790 isoform X1; this encodes MQAPVMQRREKKVTNDPPLYDAQFAVFVARNAIYLIVSNGGQLTSTDLLGFMHQIPQLTHLNVENLLKILKAYPNVFELEATRRGPSQTNVALAFEFEVCDQPRKCGGYPMCRSLHVCKYFLQNKCRQAKAQKCPFGHDLHSQHNLRILQEKYMDYIDPEKLKEWIQQQHNRRSRTSRPPQICTFYNTAGGCSKKDSCQFLHLCSFFVKGSCKFGTKCTRSHALRAKRNMEVLREHGIDTRKNQQQILDILCENKPQDMRHDHEESEMSDDEEFEDCYSDSVGKKNEMTPGTPFLVSAKSDRITLQWKNICGLSSDFEYQIQYKEVPDGRWLIHESAVSHDSSRAVITGLKSRTSYCFKVRIINAKEGKEYPFSPESKTFDTPESPGLQMQYRSTLAKSGNPSVYRLPTNEVRDARNEKVKSKKLSLGSGRLCFHDKTIMLVGATGSGKSTLIDGFANYLFEVNWEDDFRFTLVNLEDEEKRRHKDQAVSQTEWITCYSIYPDVATKLDYALHIVDTPGFGDTRGIQRDKEIIEQIREMFLLPGDKGMACLDAVCFLVKAPDARLTPSQKYILDAILSLFGKDMEDNICICITFAEAQEPPVLASLAKSRLPHKYYFKFNNSALFAGNQGKDDLASGFWKIGMNSFDSFFERLDRMETKSLQMTKEVLKTRQDLENTVHNLQSLITAGIGRISVLEEEMYIFKKHKKQIQENKDFVYEVTEQVQEKEDISGKGQHTTNCLTCNYTCHENCLIPDDSRKSSCIAMDKSGKCKQCPGNCQWQSHHNTPYIIRWVSKKVTKTYREKLQLYTTAKEQVSSQTEVLQKMAENVKKLEKGIVQLLSKVTECNNKLKEIALNENPMNTAEYIELMIEGEKRERKSGYMSRIKVLEECRREALIGREATDFLYKAQQTRHSATSKGVTTSGSVISSMHSLMRLS